TGAAGTAGGAGTTTGACAGATGTTGATGAATCCCGCAGTTTATTGGCGAAGAGAACAACACCTTTTGTAATGTTTGTAGTCATTTATCCACATATTCATAAAGTGGTGTTATTTTTATGGATGATGGTTGTTAATCTTTTGTATTGTTAATTTCGTAGCGTGTGGGTTGCTTGGAGACCACCGGGTTATGCTTTTGTTCATTGGATCACGGTAGAGATGCAAAGGATGCAATTGGTGAATTAGATGGTATGTTTAATATTTGGttgttgatttttaatattgGGTTTTCTTAGTTTATATCATTCGAATCCAGCATAAGGGAGAATCATAAGTTCATCAGCAACATTGTTTGTGACGTAGCATAATTAGATGGTATCTGTTTTGAGATGcatatttcaaaatcttccttatgCAACCTGTGATTTTTCACGAACTAAGACTTGATAACCACATAATATGTCTTGTACATGTGACACGATAACCACATAATATAATCATTCAATCTAAAAGAACTAAGACTTGATCCtataaaaacaaacacatgTTTTGTGATGTATCCAaagttttgagaaaaaaaaaagagaaaaacactTACTTAAAAAGCACCCTCTCCAAAATTAAGAACATAAACACACACTAAATTttcttaaaactaaaaactagagGTTCCAGGTTCGAAATATGTTGCTGGTGTGGAAGAAGCCATGTTTGTGGTCAGGAAGAGGTTGAAATGACTCTATGAATCTTCCTGGTCCCGAAATGAATATATAATCTTAATTTACCatcaattatttttctttaaaaaaatataaaaataaaaaagtgccACTCACATGACCCTCATATAGTCTATTCCAGTCACGTGTCCCGGTGCGAGACACATGTGCGACTCCGCAAGACTTTCTCTGTGCACTCATCCAAACCAATCCAACATTCCATTTACCCCACAATACCGCTGGCGCGTAACCGTCATCCACCTCAGCGCGTACAACATAATATCTGCAGTCGTTTCTCAAGCGTTAAACCAGCATCCCTGCAACCACACCAATCTGTGTGCCATTAGGTCCGATCATCTTTTACTGTTCCTCGCTTGGCACGCGTCCTTCGTCGCTGCCGTTTCTGTTTCAGTTCTctgctttttctttctttgctttccatttctcttctctctctcgccCTCCTCTCAAGTGTTTTGCAAGCATTTCTCCCTTTCTCTTTGTCGCCATGGTCTCCATCACTCTCAAACCTTCGTTTCTTCTATCCCTGTCAAATCTTGGCTTGCTGGAAAACTCTGAAGCAGTTTAAGCTTCTTCAGCTTTTTGATTTGGATTGAAGATGATTTTAAGCCAACAAGTTTAGCGTTTTCTGGTAAGTTGTTTGAATCCTACATCTtggagtttttgtttttattttttcaaatctatgggttttgttttcttcaattttaaaatattaaaaattgaatcTTTTCTTTTGGGTAATATTTTTCAATTAGATTATGGTATGGGTTCTGATGAGGCATGCAATTGGGTTTGAGAGTTTTGATTTAATGAGAGAGATAAGGAGTATACTATACACGGAGAGAGGGAGGAAAACGGGAGAGAAGGGACCTTATTTCCTTATTTCCTTTAGGAAATAGGAACAAGTAATTGAGGATACGGTACACCTATAAATAAAgggtttagcctattttctaaAGCACATCTATTCAACCTTCAATTGGTCTTCTGATAAAGCATCAATCTTCTCTATCTCGAGTCTCAAACCAGAAAACATCAATCTTTTCAATTCTTCTGTAAAAAAATAcacctcttctattttttcatCATGCAATCAGgtatatgtttttttatgttgttcttatgtttttttACCGAAATTATCGAATTGTGCACTGGTTATATACACAAAGGCTAAAAAGCTCAATCTTTTCCTAGTTTCTTGTTATACCATTCCACAAAAACTATAACTTTTATTATTATCGGCAACTGATCTctgatgttttttcttttttgcttgtCAGATTGGGCGAACTTGCCAACAGATGTTTTGTCTTTGATTTACGACAGGTTGTCTGTTGCATCTGATTGCGTGCAATTCATGGCCGTTTGCAGGTCATGGCGTTGTATGAAAAAGGACAGAAAATATAAACGTGCTAGGTTGACAACTCCAATGGTCTTTGTTTCTGAGAGGAAAGAAAATACATGGAATGCATATGATTTTGTGAACAATCAAGTCCTTGGTTTTCAATTAAAATTACCAAAGACGCGATTTTGTGGGTCTTCCAACGGATGGATAATAACAGTGGAGAATTTTGTTGTAACCCTAAGGAATCCACAATATGATGTTAAAGGGAGGACAGAGAGGCCTTCAATCATTCGCCTTCCTCCACTAAAACCTCAAGTTAATTACAAACTACGAGGTTATGTTAAAGCTCATTCTGACTATTTTGTCATCAAGGCTACGATGTCAGCAGACCCGATCTCAAACTCCAAAGATTGCATTGTTATGGTTCTGTATGAACCTCTTAGTCAATTGGCTTTTATTAGACTTGGTAAAGACACAAGGTGGACTTATATTGATAAGCATGGTGATGAAATCTTTCCATGGATTACAGATGTTGTTCTAATTGAAGATAAGATTTACGCGGTTGATGCTTGGAGCAAACTTTGGGCTTTTGATTCTACTTCCAAATCCATCGTAGATGTACAATTGGTTGCTACTGGCATAGCAGATGAACCTCAGAAGATGTATCTTGTCGGTTCAAAGAAGAAAGGACTATTGCTGATTTACAGATTTAGTGAGTATCGATTGTTTACCCGCGAGTCgagaaaatttagaatttttgaATTGAGTTCTAATGATGAGTGGATTGAAAAAAACGACTTGGGTGATCTTGCTTTGTTTCTAGGTGATAATGATCCAATATCTGTAGTGGCTTCAATGCATTCAAGATGTCAGTCAAACTGCATATACTTCGTTAATGATAACGAACGTATAAACTGTCGACATACATTTGATGATTTCGGAGTGTATAATGTCAAAAGTCAAAACGTTACAAAACCTGCACTTTTGAGAAACCCAGTGAAGAGGACAATGTACCCTCCATTTATGTTTCAACCAATTGTTTACATGTAACAATTTATTATTTGTCCCCTAGATTAttattttaaagttaatttatgAGATCTTGTTTGGAACGGACACAGGTACATGAACTAGTTGatagttgatatatatattttttattattaaaaaaattacaaaatctaGTACAATTCAAGATAATCAGCTGATAAATTACAAGATGTTGGGAGAGGGCGGGAGGGAGGGGAGGTTCAGTGGATGAATTAGAAAGGGGAAAATGAGTTCAGGAAATAGCATCAATTGTAAGGTTCCGTTTTGGTGGAGACTTGTCTGTAAATTTATGTTTCAACCAATTGTTTACATGTAACAATTTATTATTTGTCCCCTAGATTAttattttaaagttaatttatgAGATCTTGTTTGGAACGTACACAGGTACATGAActagttgatatatatatatatatatatatatatatatatatatatatatatcaactatATATATGACGCCAAATAAAATACGTGCAAAACTCAACAGTTTTGTGCAATAATCAATCACATTCATGCACCAAAAAGAATCATTAAGTCAAATTCATGTAATTCCTTTTCATGTGAGTGCATGGGGCGTGTACTCATGGCTTGGTAGCCGCCACAAAATATGACGCCAGCCATCATATTCTTTGCACctttttcttaatttcaaaCGAGACAAATTTGACAATCATATCAACTCCTTCACTGTTAAACGTGGACGTAACCACATTGTTAGACCACATTTTCTTTTTAGGTCACTTGAGTTCAAATCAAAAACCACTCTCACAGTACATATATCAAATTGAAGTAGAATATCGCTCAAAAATATTGTCCCTCCACCAAAGCCATTTGCTTCAATGCTACATTGTTTGCTTGATAATATCCAATTACATGCGTTTGCCCTTTTTATTAACATCCCATAAATTAAACTAGCCTATTGCCATAAGGTTTGTGACAATTGgtttttttgatttttgatttgaaaaaaatagaaaaacaaaataataatatattttttgaaaAGATAAAGTTAGTTACGGGAATGgattttttttgtgaatttttattttatttgaaaatttaatgAGAAATGGCAATTTTAGGATTATGaatatttcatcatttttgcCTTCTCCCTATATATGATAAACCATAATACATAACTGCTAACGTAGTAGAAGGAGaaaatattaccatgagagataaaaTTTGGTAACTCTTTATTTACTTTTTGTCCtccttcttttcttcctttttctcctccttcttttcctctttcttctcctctttcttttcttcttttttctcttctttcttctcttccttgGCTGGTCCGACAGATACTATGTCTACTTTCCCGaccttcttcaacttcttcacTACAGCCACTGGATCCATCAGTCCTACAACTGTCAGCTTCTGGTCCTTTATATCTGCCGCGATTGAATCAATCCCTGTTCACGAaataacccaaaaacaaaataaataagagagaaataaagaagctTTAATTAGGTTTAATAACAAAAGTGCTTCTGACAACGTTTGgcagaaaaaaattcaaagtagttttagtttttttttttaattttaaaacccttgttttCAATGAAGGCGTTTGTGAATATAAGTGCTTTAAAGAAGGATATCCAAACAGAACCGTATAATTTTgagaatttctttttatattattGAACTATTGAAGATATAACCAAAACTGAGTAAagataaatgaaaataaataccaaaaatatcaGCGGCAGCTTCAATGGCTTTCTGCTTTGTTTTGTCATCAGTCATGGTCAGgaccaaagaagaaaaaatcgataatatcggcgatatcaCACAATTAAGTGACATATCACACAattaaattttaggaaaactaatgaaaatggcttgaaaactttgagttttaacgataagaacaaaataaagggtaaaatgaatagtacaataattgactttttagtataaaaatatgatttttcgttaaaataaacagtatcgggagtttttcgttaaaattcccttaaaTTTTAggcaagaataagttttaacaAATGAGTCATAATTACGTGGATTGATATAAGAACTTTTTGCTGCCAATTTTGACTTATGAGTTGTCAATTATTTTTCTGATTGTTTTGTTGTGTGTCCCACTCATGGTccgaaatgccgataatatcggcgatatatcgccgatattatcggtttttaggGGAACCAAAATTTTTTTCactatccaaatggttttcgggataatatcgcgatattatcgaaattatcgataatatcggaatGGGAATACTCGGAGAAGAACGTCGGAGTTCGCCGAGTTGCAGAgacgagaaggagagggagaaagacgaggttgctgatgatgatgggtgtgcgtgtgtgtatgtgggtctcggaccctcggtgcagagagaaaggagagagacggCGGCGACGAGGGAGAAGTAGAAGCCGATCTGCCGATGTaggtctctgtgcgtgtgtgtgggagtgggagaaggatcgagagaccttgggtctctgtgcgtgtgtgtgtgcgtgcgaTAGGTGCGTGCGTGCTGCGGTGCAGAGAAGAAAGATGAGGGAGATATGAGAGAAAGTCGAGAGGGAgacagaagaaaaagaaaagaaaacaaaaagaagaagcaaagaAGAAGGGAGTCACAGGGgaacagagagagaaaagagaagagcGGAGGGGGGGCTGCCACGTGGCCACTTCAGAAAGAAAGGGATCCAATGTTTTGGATCCTGATTGGGTAGTCAAAGAggaccaatttgatatattaaAATGTTTAGGGGATAATTACACAAATATATCTTTATAAATGGGGGTGGGTGTTACATATTGCCCTAAAAAACTCCAAGTAATTACAACATCGTATTAGAATTTTAATTGATCCTTGTTAGATTTGGTTTAGAAATTCTATGTAATTTAGTGATTGTTTCATATTAggtttagatttgaattttttactccattcagattttaaaggattataatagatttaaaaatttatgaattttgatgaagtttaataattttaaaaacttttatgtaaaattttaagtGAATTCCCTCAAATTTTCAGGGAGCGATTTgagaatgtttaaaatattatgtgaaatatttctaattttttcgaGTTTCCCAACTTTTTAAAAATCTCTTAGAATCAATTTCTAAATGAATACATTTGGAATGTATGAATTTCTTAAAAATCATGATCGAATACCCCTTAAACTTTAAAGAATCATTTAAAATCCTGATTAAATGCCCTTAGATTTTTAAGGagaattaaaatgtttataagcCCCAATTGGATGTACCTCTTAATTTAACTAATTGACACAACACAACAAAACCAATTAAGATTACAAATTAACACAAAAGACGACTTGATGCGAGGTCATATCTAAAAAACTTGCCGCAATAAGCCCCaattggtgtgtttaaacttctttaattaattactacatattttctacactcacaatgtttgtcagctcgctatataatcaacttgataatgttaaatccatcatgcaatgcatttccttcgaattttttgtgataaactaatagataattgactaaataaacatcctgaaaagtttcaataaaaatttctaagtttttcttacaatttccgtggtttccatgtaatttttatcgatatcgatattatcccgatatttccatcgatatttccgtgttttcggactaccgatatttccgatattaccgatatttaataccttggtccCACTAATGCATCAATTGCAAATCATGAAAATTTATCGATCCTGATTTCCTATTAAAAGTAGGAGATACAAATATTATTATAGAGTAAACTGCCGATTTGCtccctgaactatcacccaactttcaatttgccccctgaactttttaattagaaaattaaggacttaaactaatttttttggccgatttcccccctaccgttagtttttcataaatttcatccaaattaacgttaactcttATCATGTGCAAACCACATAACTCTCATTTGTGGACAAAAGCGTCATTCACTAGACCTTCAGACAGAAAAGCTATAAaatcacacatatttgcataggtttatattttagaaatctaaggttttcaattattttaaagaatgaagtgaccgaactacccacacatgttgtgcatatgcttccatttaacagaaatttggatgcaataaatgaaaaattaacagcagggggcaaattggccaaaaaaattagtttaagtccttaattttccaattaaaaagttcaaggGGCAAATCaaaagttgggtgatagttcagggggcaaattggcAGTTTACTCTATTATTATAACAAAAACATGTgttggaagaagagaaaatttGACCATATGAActattaaattaacatttgaaatCTCCATTAGAAATGCTCTTGCAACCTCACAAGAACATGCCTGTCAAACTAACATTTATCGATCCCGAAGGTGCATCGCCACCCTCCACGTGTCCAGGATATTTTCGTTGGTTATAGGAGTATATTAGGTCGTGGACCCACACAAGGATCACTACTAGAGACATGGTAGAGATGACCAAGCAGCCCGACTATAGAAGGaacattctcttcttctttgttttcctctCTTTTCATTTCCTTCTATTTGAATGATTACGATTAAGTCAtgttaatattttgtattaaatttttataaaacaaaaaacaaagtatgagaggaggaaagaaaatGAGGGAATAGGGCTTTATTTGACTACTGTTAGGGCATGCATCCATATTGGAGTGGTCTGTGataccatttaaaaaaaaaaatcaagttttgaattttttttttttaacaaacgatattgtcTACACTAAAAGGGAAGAGGTGAGCTTAGTCTCATAACGGGCTAtgaataatgtggttcaaatttgcttttTACGAGAAACGAACATacgacctttcacttacaagtgaaaagaaatatcactttttgattcaaaatttcatgatgcattgaaaaagataaagatAGACCGGTATGGATGTGCTAAGTATctagtatatatgtatacatgtaATGATTAGCAAAGGAGATCTTTCTGTTGCCCTTTTACTTGTTTTTCTAATTTGTAAAAATAATTGTTGCTTTCCTTACCTACAATTATCCGTGATTAATATAGAAAGAACCAATAtaataagaagaaaatgaaacagTTGACACAGCTGGTGACTTTGGAATGCAGGAATAAGGGGTCAGTTGTctgctttttctttctttgctttccatttctcttctctctctctctcgccctcCTCTCAAGTGTTTTGCAAGCATTTCTCCCTTTCTCTTTGTCGCCATGGTCTCCATCACTCTCAAACCTTCGTTTCTATCCCTGTCAAATATTGGCTTGCTGGAAAACTCTGAAGCAGTTTAAGCTTCTTCAGCTTTTTGCTTTGGATTGAAGATGATTTTAAGCCTACAAGGTTAACGTTTTCTGGTAAGTTGTTTGAATCCTTCATCTcggagtttttatttttattttttcaaatctatgggttttgttttcttcaattttaaaatattaaaaattgaatcTTTTCTTTTGGGTAATATTTTCCAATTAGATTATGGTAAGGGTTCTGATGAGGCATGGAATTGGGTTTGAGAGTTTTGATTTAATGAGAGAGATAAGGGTGAGGGAAAAACGGGAGAGAAGGTATGTGTGCGCTCGTATATTCCTATTTCCTTGTTTCCTTGTATATTCCTATTTCCCTATTTCCTTATTTCCTTTAGGAAATAGGAACAAGTAATTGAGGATACGGTACACCTATAAATAAAgggtttagcctattttctaaAGCACATCTATTCAACCTTCAATTGGTCTTCTGATAAAGCATCAATCGTCTCTATCTCGAGTCTCAACCCAGAAAACAGAAAACATCAATCTTTTCAAATCTTCTGTAAAAAAATAcacctcttctattttttcatCATGCAATCAGGTATATGCTTTTTTCTGttgttcttatgtttttttACCGAAATTATCGAATTGTGCACTGGTTATATACACAAAGGCTAAAAAGCTCAATCTTTTCCTAGTTTCTTGTTATACCATTCCACAAAAACTATAACTTTTATTATCATCGGCAACTGATCTctgatgttttttcttttttgcttgtCAGATTGGGCGAACTTGCCAACAGATGTTTTGTCTTTGATTTACGACAGGTTGCCTGTTGCATCAGATTGCGTACAATTCATGGCCGTTTGCAGGTCATGGCGGTGTATGAAAAAGGACGGAAAATATAAACGAGCTAGGTTGACAACTCCAATGGTCTTTGTTTCTGAGAGGAAAGAAAATACATGGAATGCATATGATTTTGTGAACAATCAAGTCCTTGGTTTTCAATTAAAATTACCAAAGACGCGATTTTGTGGATCTTCCAACGGATGGATAATAACAGTGGATAATTTTGTTGTAACCCTAAGGAATCCACAATATGATGTTAAAGGGAGGACAGAGAGACCTTCTATCATTCGTCTTCCTCCACTAAAACCTCAAATTAATGGACAAATAAGAGGTTATGCTAAAGCTCATTCTGACTATTTTGTCATCAAGGCTACGATGTCGGCAGACCCGATCTCAAACTCCAAAGATTGCATTGTTATGGTTCTGTATGAGCCTCTTAGTCAATTGGCTTTTATTAGGCTTGGTAAAGACACAAGGTGGACTTATATTGATAAGCATGGTGATGAAATCTATCTGTGGATTAAAGATGCTCTTCTAATTGAAGATAAGATTTACGCCGTCGATAGTCGGAGCAGACTTTGGGCTTTTGAATCTACATCCAAATCCACCGTAGATGTACAATTGGTTGCTACTGGAATAGCAGATCGGCCTCAAAAAATGTATCTTGTCGGTTCAAAGAAGAAAGGACTATTGATGATTTACAGATTTAGTGAGTATCGACGGTTTACCCGCGAGTCGAGGAAGTTTAGAATTTATGAATTGAGTTCTAATGACGAGTGGATTGAGAAAAACGACTTAGGTGATATTGCTTTGTTTGTGGGTGATAACGATTCAGTATCTGTAGTGGCTTCAATGCATTCAAGATGTCAGTCAAACTGCATATACTTCGTTAATGACAACGATGGTATACAGTGTCAGCATACATTTGACGACTTCGGGGTGTATAATGTCAAAAGTCAAAGCGTTACAAAACCTGCACGTTTGAGGAACCCAGTGAAGAGGACGAGGTACCCTCCATTTATGTTTCAACCAATTGTTTACATGTAACAGTTTATTACTAGAATATGTTACCCGCGCGTTGTTGCGGGATAAAGAATTGTAAGAAAGATTATGTTTGAATGATATAAAAGAATGCTCATTGTGATAGAAGATTAATAATATTTACATTGAAAACGTTAGAAAGATGTTCACGtaccaaaaattaaataaagcCGAGTTACAAAAAATCGTAGCTCAATGGAATACAACTTTTCAGCAAAGAATTGactaaaccaaaaaccaaaaacatgaaaatcaAACTTTGAGAACCAATTCTCTTCCCAAGCTTCAAAATCGAATTCAATCAACTTAATTACACTGACGAATCAATATGCTAGGATCAACTCAAACAACCCAACACCCCTACATTTGGTAATACAGAACCTATTTGACCTCATAAAAATCAAATATGCATAGGAATAGAACATTTTCCAAAGTATAAAATCCAAACGAAATTTCTgacctcttcttctccttgagCATTTTCAAAAGCTTTCTTGCAAATTGAATTGGCAACACACCGTTGATGCTGTTGATGTTGATATGTAGCTGTTTATCCAAGgaacacataaaataaaaacaaagcgAAAGATAGTTATTTAGTGAGAGTCGATAATCTCATTTTTGCCTCAAGAGAAGCAAAATCGAAATATACAACtaaccaaaaataaatttttaaaaaaatctcTCTCAAAATGTGGAGCTACCTGATTAAGTGGGTTCTTTGGCATTCCATACTCAGCAGCTAGAAAACCAAAAACATGTCATGCATTGCAGAGAAAGTTAATGGGATAAACGTCATGTTTATCAATTATATTTGCATGATAGAAGCTGCTGGAATAAATTTAATCATATTCATTACCCAATCTGGAAAATTTAAAATGTAAACACACAAAAGATATActtattatatttctttctttggTAAGTGCTTCGCAGACAATCACACATTTTTTTCCTCTTATTTTGGAAGAAGTATACCATCTgcaattttgttaaaataaataatataatataatattagaacaATGCCCTTAAACCATGAACATTTAATGTGGAGAAATTGGAAGTTGAAATAAGTGGAACATGGGACAGAGGAGCAAATGCAAAGAATATTGTGATCAAAATCGGAACTCAGTGAGACTTCAACAGAAAGATTAGTGGAAAATGCACTCACACACCAACTTGAAAGAAAACAGTGTCAAATAATTGTGTCAGGAATAGAAAAATGCAAACTTTGTATGGAAAGTAAAGATTTACTTGCAGACCGGCAGCAACAAAAGCAAACGGAATACAACAGGAGTTACTGCAATagtgagagggagggagagagattaaAGATGAGTGATCAGTTAAAGCTATAATTTTTTAAGCGTGTTCTGCAATATGAATCATTCAGTTATCACAATAACATGCTTGAAATAAACAATATCCATAATCGTggtataaaagaaaaaaaaaacagagatgCAATATCACCAACATTCATGATTATTATCCAGAATCGCTAAAGTAAACAGAAAATCAAATTAACACCTCTCTATTTCTAATCCATCTTCATATTGTATTGTGATAAGGTTTATACTAAACAATGTTTCCACCAAAATTTAATAACAAAAAGATCACAGTAGAAGTTAACATGAGAGAAAGAGTTGACCTCTACCTCTTATATGTTGATCCTACCAATCCCCTGTATACTTTATCTCTTTTAAGTCCACCtgttaaaagaagaaaaaaaacacaaaatttgcAACACAATTTGAACAAAAACAGAGTTCTCAATTTGTGAAAACTTTAGTTTCATGTAAAGAAATTGTGTTCTAATTTTAGGGCTTAACTATGCAATATTTGGATTTGCATTTAGCTCAAATAAGTAAGATAAACTGATAAAGCAAAGGATAAAAACAAAATCTATATCGATTTCATTATCCATTCAAAAGGACATTTGAACAAAAAAGATTTTTATTCATCCAAAGAGAAACTAAAAAATTAGTTAACTAATCTTTACATTTGAATAGTGTACGTAGATAGTTTTCTTACCAATGCATCAACCAATATGCAGTGCAAATGAGAACATTGAATATCAGATTTGAAAACTTTTTGTCTCCACATTTTGCTAACACAAACTCTAAATTTTTTGCTAGCTTCAAATGGACCCAAACTTTGGATTGGAAATATACTCATTTCgatctgaaattgaaaatttatattttgttagtCCAACAATGTATAAATGCATTCATGTAGCATGTCTCCAAATAACAATACTACCCATTCAAAaaggcaaaaacaaaaaactaaagtGAAATattaaaacttgaaaaagaGAGGTAAAAGAGTTTAGTTGCTTCCAAAAGTGCAAGCGATCAATTTGTTTTCTATGAAACTGTAAAAAAGTAGCATAACAAATAAGGACACG
This region of Malus domestica chromosome 07, GDT2T_hap1 genomic DNA includes:
- the LOC139187645 gene encoding probable F-box protein At1g44080; amino-acid sequence: MTSTRSLTDVDESRSLLAKRTTPFRVGCLETTGLCFCSLDHGRDAKDAIGELDDWANLPTDVLSLIYDRLSVASDCVQFMAVCRSWRCMKKDRKYKRARLTTPMVFVSERKENTWNAYDFVNNQVLGFQLKLPKTRFCGSSNGWIITVENFVVTLRNPQYDVKGRTERPSIIRLPPLKPQVNYKLRGYVKAHSDYFVIKATMSADPISNSKDCIVMVLYEPLSQLAFIRLGKDTRWTYIDKHGDEIFPWITDVVLIEDKIYAVDAWSKLWAFDSTSKSIVDVQLVATGIADEPQKMYLVGSKKKGLLLIYRFSEYRLFTRESRKFRIFELSSNDEWIEKNDLGDLALFLGDNDPISVVASMHSRCQSNCIYFVNDNERINCRHTFDDFGVYNVKSQNVTKPALLRNPVKRTMYPPFMFQPIVYM
- the LOC103422887 gene encoding heavy metal-associated isoprenylated plant protein 39-like codes for the protein MTDDKTKQKAIEAAADIFGIDSIAADIKDQKLTVVGLMDPVAVVKKLKKVGKVDIVSVGPAKEEKKEEKKEEKKEEKKEEKKEEKKEEKKEDKK
- the LOC103440124 gene encoding F-box protein At2g26160-like, whose translation is MQSDWANLPTDVLSLIYDRLPVASDCVQFMAVCRSWRCMKKDGKYKRARLTTPMVFVSERKENTWNAYDFVNNQVLGFQLKLPKTRFCGSSNGWIITVDNFVVTLRNPQYDVKGRTERPSIIRLPPLKPQINGQIRGYAKAHSDYFVIKATMSADPISNSKDCIVMVLYEPLSQLAFIRLGKDTRWTYIDKHGDEIYLWIKDALLIEDKIYAVDSRSRLWAFESTSKSTVDVQLVATGIADRPQKMYLVGSKKKGLLMIYRFSEYRRFTRESRKFRIYELSSNDEWIEKNDLGDIALFVGDNDSVSVVASMHSRCQSNCIYFVNDNDGIQCQHTFDDFGVYNVKSQSVTKPARLRNPVKRTRYPPFMFQPIVYM